GCTTTAATCCTGAAATTTCGCGCCTGATTGTCCCGGCTAGCGGCACCTATATGCTGGGTCTACGGCCTTATTCCTACAGCGACACGGGCACAGTCACCCTCACGACGACACGAGAACCTGCCCGTTCGCTCAATGATGGGCCTGCAACCGTTGCGCTCAGCGCCAAGCAATATATGGACGTGGTCAATATCAGCGTTGCAGAAGGCGAAACAGCACATATCAACGTCGAGAAAAGTCATGGCACAATCGGTGATGTCACGATTTATGTGATCCAGGATGATGTCACAATCGCCACGTTCTACAGCATAGAACAACCTGACGATATGGTGCTCTCATTCATCAGCCAGGAAGATAGCCCCATCAGCATCCATGTGGAGGCTTATACAGGCACAGGCACGCTTGAACTCAGCATTGCGGAATAACATTAACACCTCAATACACCGCACAAAAAAGGGCACGACCGCTTTGGTCATGCCCTTTTTTTGTTTATAAGGCTATCCTGATGAGAACATATAGCCGCGTTAGGTTTGCTGCCCTATGATTGAGAATGTGGTTTCCCCAAAGGCGGCATTTACATCCACATCCATGTGTAACTGCTCCCCTGTAAAGGTACAGGCAAAAACATAGACGAAAGGCGTCGTAAAGATGCGCAGCGTCAGGAGCAGGCACTGGTCATCCAAGCAGACGAGACTGGCCGCGATGCCAGGTTCTTCATCTTCCAGCGCAGGCGCACGCTCAACCCATTTGCCCAGCCCCGCCGAGAACGTCTGCACCCCTGACCAGTAGCTGAAATGCTCGCGGAACGACTTACCTTCTGAAAGAAAGTCCATTGTGACAACGCAATCCGGGCCGTCGAAATCAAAGCAAAGCGATTGCAAGCCCAGATCATTTTCACTCAACGTGTAAGCCTGATGATTGATCCGGTCCATCAAGGGCGATGCCGTCATGCCCTGTGGCGGCGCATAAGCGAGGCTGGCTAGCTTAGCCCTGAGTTGATCAGACGCGGCGCTATCTGGCGACAGAGGCATTTCATCGGTCATATTAGGCAGTAAATGCGCCCAGACGAGATTCATCACAGCCTGCATATCGCGCACGCCGGAGGTGATCGCGAGCACAGCATCCTGCTCCGGCATCACAATACAGTACTGCCCGAAAGCCCCATCACCACGATAGGCATTGTGTCGGCAGCGCCAGAATTGATAGCCATAACCCTGTGCCCAGTCGCTCAGCGGATCGTCTCCATTATCGCTATGTTTGGAGGACGCTTCTTCAATCCAGACTTCTGGCAGGATTTGCTGGCCGTTCCACTGGCCGCGCTGCAAATACAGTTGGCCGAGCTTGGCAATATCTTCTGTTGTGACGTTCAAGCCAAAGCCACCCGTATCAATGCCCTGCGGCGAAACTTCCCACGTCGCGCCTTCAATACCCAGTGGCTGCATCAAACGAGGCGTTAGGTAATCCAGCAGACGCTGGCCCGTCAGCTTCTGGATGAGTGCGGAAAGCATATAAGTCGCGCCCGTATTGTAAACAAAATGCGTCCCAGGCTGATGCACAACAGGCACATCGAAGAAAGCTTTGATCCAATCTTCATCGCTGCGCTCGAAGAAAAAGCCCGTTGTATCCACATCATGGCCGGTGTTCATGGATAGGACATGCCGTATACGCATCTCTCGCAGGTTGTCGCTGATCGTAGCGGGTAGATCGTCAGGGAAATAATCAATCAGATGATCTTCAACAGTGAGCAAACCTTCTGTCACGGCAAAGCCAATCGCGCTGGAGGTAAAGCTCTTGCTGAGCGAAAACAACATATGCGGGCGATCTGGCGCATAGGGCGACCAGCCACCCGATGCAATGACGGAGCCATGCCGCATCAGGATAAAACTATGTAATTCATTGGGGCTGGCTTCTGCGGCTTCGATGAAATCCAGGATGGCTTTCGAGGGAACGCCTTGCTGCTCCGGGGTACTGTGTAGGAACGAAGACGACATAAGAAAATCCTTCAAGCGATTATAATTTTTGTAAAAGCCACAATGGGCTGTCATAGGGGGCAACACAGTCGCCGCCCCCTATGTGATTATTGTACCGCTATTTCTTCTTTTTCTTGCCGCCAACCACGATATTGACCTTTGGTTCATCGCCAGGGATGAAGATGACGCGATTGGGCGTATCGCCATTCAGGAAGGACGCCACACGCTCACTGTTGAGGGCGATTTCTTCCGCCTCTTCACGGCTGATCTCTGCCGGAACGGTGATCGTACCACGCGGCTTACCGTTCACCATGATGACCAGCGGGACCTCGTCCTCTTTAGCCTTCTCTTCGTCGTATTCCGGCCAGGCCTGCTGATGCACGCTGTAATCCCAACCCATACGTGCCCACAATTCTTCAGCGACATGAGGCGTGAAGGGTGCCATCAAACGCAGCATGGCGTTGATAGTCGCAGCCCAGGCCTCAGCACCAATATCACCAGCCTGGATAGCCGCCTTGAAGAAGTTCTTGAACTTCATCTGGTCCGCAATCGCCTTATTGAAGCTGAACTTATCCAAACTGCTGGTGACTTCGCCAATAGCCTGATGCAATTTGCGCTCAACATCGCGCTCGACAGCTTCATCGCCTTTCGCGTCAGGTTCACCCGCTACGACGATATCCCATACGTCACTGATCCAGCCAGCCGGACCCTTGATATTGTTTTCGTTCCAGGGACCGCCCTTCTGCCAATCGAAGTTGAACATCAGGTAGGCACGGACGGTATCGGCGCCGTATTTATCGACCAGTTCATCCGGGTTCACGACGTTGCCCTTACTCTTGGACATACGCTGAATTTCCAGATGATGCTTGAGCTGATTGACGTTGTTGGTGCCTTCAATAGCCGGAATATCGACAACGGCATCGGCGGGCACTTCCACAACGCTGTTATCCGGACCGACGAACAACGTGTTCTCGACGCGCTTCATCAATTCACCCGTCACACCCTGGAAGCCAGCCGGGACCTCGCCCCATTCGACCACCTGGACTTTATCCGCAATCAGCTTATCGCCCATAAAGCGGCCACTGCATAGCAGATAATCTCCCTGGCGTTCACCACCTAATACCTGCCCCTGATTACGCAGCAGCAGCATCGGTTCATCGAACAAGCCTTCAGGGTCGCGGCCATGGCGTTTCATGACTTTCCTGGTGTCATCGAAGACGCCCGTATCGCGCAGCGCCTTGGTGAAGAAGCGCGTATACAGCAGATGCATCGTCGCATGTTCCGCACCACCTGTATAAACATCCACTGGCAGCCAGTAAGCGGCCTGGTCCGGGTCGAAGGCCTGTTCAGAATCGTGCGGCGATAGATAACGCAGCGGGTACCACGATGAGCACATGAACGTATCCATGGTATCCGTCTCGCGGCGGGCAGGCTGGCCTTTGCTGTCGGTCGTATTCAAGAAGGGCTCGTGATAGGTCAGCGGGCTGCGGCCTGTCGGCATGAATTCCACATCTTCCGGCAGCTCGACAGGTAACTCACCCTCCGGCACCAGTTCCATGCCGCCGCTCTCCGGGTAAATCACCGGGATGGGGCTGCCCCAATAGCGCTGACGGCTGATGAGCCAATCCCGCAGGCGATAATTGACCGTTTCTTCGCCGATGCTGTGTTCTTCCAGATAATCGATGGCAGCAGCGATAGCCGGGCTCTTACGGCCCTTCTCGCCATTGTGATAAATGCCCGTGATGGGGCCGCTGTTGACCATCGTACCGGGGCCAGCATAGGCTTCGTCCATCTCTGCCGGGACAGGGACTGTATCCGTACCATCAGGCTGCACCACCGCGACGATATCCAGACCGAACTTACGTGCAAACTCAAAGTCGCGCTGGTCGCCATAGGGCACTGCCATAATCGCACCGGTACCATAGCTAATCATGACGTAATCAGCGATCCAGATCGGGATAGGCCGCTCTGTGACAGGGTTGATCGCATATGCGCCGGTGAAGACGCCTGTTTTCTCACGGTCTTCGCTCAGGCGCTCAATTTCAGTCGCTGCGGCGGCTTCCGTACGGTACGCTTCGACAGCTTCGCGCTGTTCTTCAGAGACGATCTTATCGACTAAGGGATGCTCTGGTGCCAGCACCATGAAGGTCGCGCCCCACAAGGTATCGGGCCGAGTCGTAAAGACGGTGATGTTGTCGCGTGTCTTCTCTGTCGTGAACGTGACTTTCGCGCCTTCGCTGCGACCAATCCAGTTGGTCTGCATAACCTTGATCGGCTCCGGCCAATCCAGCTTATCGAAGTTCAGCAGTTCATCTGCATACTTGGTGATCTTGAAGAACCACTGCGTCATCAACTTCTGCACAACAGGCTGGCCCAGGCGCTCGTCCTTACCATCAATGACCTGTTCGTTCGCCAGTACGGTTTGGAGTGCTTCTGACCAGTTGACCAGCGCTTCGCCGCGATAAGCTAACTCGTTTTCATAGAAGACCTTGAAGAACCACTCCGTCCATTTGTAATACTCCGGCGTGCAAGAAATGGCCTCACGCTCCCAGTCGAACATAGCGCCCATGCTGCGCAGTTGCTTACGCATACGCTCAATATTGGCATAGGTCCACTTCCATGGATGGATGTTACGGCTGATCGCGGCTTGCTCTGCGGGCAGGCCAAAAGCATCAAAGCCCATCGGGAACAGGACGTTATAACCCTGCATACGCATCCAGCGGGCGCGCGCATCACTGGGCGTCATAGCGAACCAGTGCCCAATGTGCAGATCGCCGGATGGATACGGCAGCATGGTCAGCGCGTAGTGCTTGGGCTTATCCCAATCGACCTTGCTGCGATACAAGCCCGTCTCATCCCATTGCTGCTGCCACTTTTGCTCAATGGCCTTGGGATCATAATTTTGCGAATCGTGTGTATCAGTCATGTTGTGTGCGTTTTCTCCCAGATAGATGGTATGTGATGGCGCGCAGCCCGCTGCCCCATTGGCAAGCCAGCCAACAGCACCGAAATACGACACAGCGCTCCAAAACAGCGGTTGATTGTAACATCAATCGCGGCAGATGCCTGTGATGGTTTAACGGATAATACAATGTGAAGGGGGAGACGCAGGGGAGGATCGCGGCAAAAAGTTACCGCTTCATAAGAGAAGAGCGGGTCACCTCGATACCCATCTTGCGATGATGATAGAAGAACATGTTGTTTGCTCCATCATGCGGTTGCGTCTGTGCCAACAATACACTACTTTGTGCATAGGGTCAACAATGTGGCGACAGACACCCAACCTAGACCCATTAAAGCAAAAAGCGCCGCGCTCATCAGAGGGCGACCAACCTATTTGTGGCGCTTAAGCCTTAGTCGTATTCGTAATCGTCTTGTTGTGGGGGATAGTTATTTCGTACCGGGACCGGTATCCGCGCAGGTTCAGGCTCCCGCTTATGGGGATTCATCACCTTATCCAGGGTGTCGGCAATTTCCCGACCAATTTCAATGAGCTCATCCCAGATGGTACGTTTCTGTGTGGTCACAACCAGACCTCTCTACAGTACCTTACATTGGTGCGCCGAAGCGACTTTTGGGACATGTTGTGTGGACCTAATGAGACTCGAACTCATGACCTCTTCAATGCCATTGAAGCGCTCTCCCAACTGAGCTATAGGCCCCTAACACCACACATTCTATTGATGAGGCCGCCCTCTGTCAATGACAAATTGCTTAAGGTTACTATAGTGAAAGAACTTGCCGTTGAATGTGGGGTTATCATGCCCTGTTCGCATCGTGTTATGCGGTGGTTTGTAAATGTTCCTGAGCGACGTTTTGCATCTCTGCCAGGACATCCGTCGGCGGCATCAGGTAGCGTGGCCCCTTCTCGATGAAATCAGCTAAGGTCTGTTCGGCTTCGCTGCCGCTGCATGCACAACCGGGTTCATTCATCCATCGCACCACGCTATCATCCAGATCCATGATAGCACCCTGCACGCCACCCGCTCCGCTCTGCCACATCCATGATTTCGTCATTTGGGGTCCTTATGCTACGCTTTCATTTCGTCAAGATCGTTCGTTATTCATCTTCATAATCTATGACGCCCCCTGGTACGCGGACCTTACGCCATCTCTACCAGGGTCTGCCCACGCTCAACCAGATCGCCTACCTGCACCAACACGCGCTGAACAGTACCCGTTTCCGTCGCAGACACGCGGATTTCCATCTTCATCGCTTCCAGCACGACCAACGTTTGCCCGGCCTGGACCTGCTCGCCTTCTGTCACCATCACACCTGTAACCTGCCCCGGCATCTGCGCCGTAAAATCTCCCGCGCGGCTGGCAGCACGCCGACGTCGCTTGCTGGTGGTCTGCTTATTCAGCTCATAAGCCTGCCCGTCGAGATGGACGTAGCGACGATCGCCCTCAGAAGCACTGTGTGCGATGGTTTGCCCTGTGTCTGTTTGTAGCAGCCAAGTACCCTCCTCAAGCTGAGATGCATGCAGAATATATTCACGCTCATCGACAACTGCTTGTATACGGCCATCTGGCAAGCGCTCTATACGCACCGCTACGGGCTGCTCGTTGTAATTGTAATTATGCCGCATTAGTCCATGTCCTCTAATTCACAGATGTCGTAATCAGGGAAAGCGGCAAACAATAACTTCTCTAACTCATCGGCCTGCTTACTATCGAAACTAAAGCGTATCTCTCGTGGAATGTCGCCATCAATGAATAAGACTGCTAGATTACGAAGTTGCCCATAGAAGGTTCGTGCTTTTATCACATACAGACTTTGCTCATCAACGCGACAAAATGCGATATGCTTTAAAGACAGATCAGAAAAGATGGTACTGAAATACGACTCATCAAACAACCAACTATCATTCCAGGTCTGATACTCGCCAAATATGAGTATATTACTATTCTGGTCAATGTATGCACCATAACTTATTGTCGCATCTTCAAAAATATTAAATAGCTGCCAGTCATCGTCATCAAACCATGGCTCAGATTCAATATTCTCTATAGTCCGATATAGGAGCCGTTCAGGTCCTGTTATAAGTGGTCGTGTCAACTGACTAACACCTTCAAGAACTTGCTGTGTCAAGAAACTCGACGTTGCGTCACACGACACAAGACCATGAAATAACCGGGTACCATATAAGATGAGATCGTTTTCTTGGGTTTGTGGAAAAGCTGCAAAGATGACCCTTAATTCGTTAGAAGTAATTTGCTCCACCCATTCTCTGAGGATGTATTCTTCTCCCCATCGCGTTGTACCCGTGATTTCATGGACACGTTTATTACCAAAGCGGCACATATCCTCTATAGCGTACGGTTCGTAAGGCTCAAAAGTAATCCTGATATAGTCATCATCAAAATAGTCGTTTATAGATGTCTCATCGA
The Phototrophicus methaneseepsis DNA segment above includes these coding regions:
- a CDS encoding serine hydrolase domain-containing protein, translating into MSSSFLHSTPEQQGVPSKAILDFIEAAEASPNELHSFILMRHGSVIASGGWSPYAPDRPHMLFSLSKSFTSSAIGFAVTEGLLTVEDHLIDYFPDDLPATISDNLREMRIRHVLSMNTGHDVDTTGFFFERSDEDWIKAFFDVPVVHQPGTHFVYNTGATYMLSALIQKLTGQRLLDYLTPRLMQPLGIEGATWEVSPQGIDTGGFGLNVTTEDIAKLGQLYLQRGQWNGQQILPEVWIEEASSKHSDNGDDPLSDWAQGYGYQFWRCRHNAYRGDGAFGQYCIVMPEQDAVLAITSGVRDMQAVMNLVWAHLLPNMTDEMPLSPDSAASDQLRAKLASLAYAPPQGMTASPLMDRINHQAYTLSENDLGLQSLCFDFDGPDCVVTMDFLSEGKSFREHFSYWSGVQTFSAGLGKWVERAPALEDEEPGIAASLVCLDDQCLLLTLRIFTTPFVYVFACTFTGEQLHMDVDVNAAFGETTFSIIGQQT
- the leuS gene encoding leucine--tRNA ligase, with translation MTDTHDSQNYDPKAIEQKWQQQWDETGLYRSKVDWDKPKHYALTMLPYPSGDLHIGHWFAMTPSDARARWMRMQGYNVLFPMGFDAFGLPAEQAAISRNIHPWKWTYANIERMRKQLRSMGAMFDWEREAISCTPEYYKWTEWFFKVFYENELAYRGEALVNWSEALQTVLANEQVIDGKDERLGQPVVQKLMTQWFFKITKYADELLNFDKLDWPEPIKVMQTNWIGRSEGAKVTFTTEKTRDNITVFTTRPDTLWGATFMVLAPEHPLVDKIVSEEQREAVEAYRTEAAAATEIERLSEDREKTGVFTGAYAINPVTERPIPIWIADYVMISYGTGAIMAVPYGDQRDFEFARKFGLDIVAVVQPDGTDTVPVPAEMDEAYAGPGTMVNSGPITGIYHNGEKGRKSPAIAAAIDYLEEHSIGEETVNYRLRDWLISRQRYWGSPIPVIYPESGGMELVPEGELPVELPEDVEFMPTGRSPLTYHEPFLNTTDSKGQPARRETDTMDTFMCSSWYPLRYLSPHDSEQAFDPDQAAYWLPVDVYTGGAEHATMHLLYTRFFTKALRDTGVFDDTRKVMKRHGRDPEGLFDEPMLLLRNQGQVLGGERQGDYLLCSGRFMGDKLIADKVQVVEWGEVPAGFQGVTGELMKRVENTLFVGPDNSVVEVPADAVVDIPAIEGTNNVNQLKHHLEIQRMSKSKGNVVNPDELVDKYGADTVRAYLMFNFDWQKGGPWNENNIKGPAGWISDVWDIVVAGEPDAKGDEAVERDVERKLHQAIGEVTSSLDKFSFNKAIADQMKFKNFFKAAIQAGDIGAEAWAATINAMLRLMAPFTPHVAEELWARMGWDYSVHQQAWPEYDEEKAKEDEVPLVIMVNGKPRGTITVPAEISREEAEEIALNSERVASFLNGDTPNRVIFIPGDEPKVNIVVGGKKKKK
- a CDS encoding acetyl-CoA carboxylase biotin carboxyl carrier protein subunit, producing MRHNYNYNEQPVAVRIERLPDGRIQAVVDEREYILHASQLEEGTWLLQTDTGQTIAHSASEGDRRYVHLDGQAYELNKQTTSKRRRRAASRAGDFTAQMPGQVTGVMVTEGEQVQAGQTLVVLEAMKMEIRVSATETGTVQRVLVQVGDLVERGQTLVEMA